tctgtgtctgtgtctgtgtgtgtgtgtgtgtgtgtgtgtgtgtgtgtgtgtgtgtgtgtgtgtgtgtgtgtgtgtgtgtctgtgtctgtgtgtgtgtgtgtgtgtgtgtgtgtgtctgtgtgtgtgtgtgtgtgtgtgtgtgtgtctgtgtgtgtgtgtgtgtgtgtgtgtgtgtgtgtgtgtgttaccgtgaGAAGGTGTTCCTAGCGTAATGCATGATGCTGTCGAAGTCGTAAGGCTCTCCCAGTGAGTTCACCTCTCCTGGTTCCATCTTCAGGAAGTTATACTCCTGACCTGGGGAcaacacactctcagagacacagatAGGGAcaacacactctcagagacacagatagagacaaCACACTCgcagagacacagatagagacaacacactctcagagacacacagatagagacaacacactctcagagacacagatAGGGAcaacacactctcagagacacagatagagacaacacactctcagagacacagatagagacaacacactctcagagacacagatagagacaacacactctcagagacacagatagagacaacacactctcagagacacacagatagagacaacacactctcagagacacagatagagacaacacactctcagagacacagatagagacaacacactctcagagacacacagatagagacaacacactctcagagacacagagagagacaacacactctcagagacacagatagagacaacacactctcagagacacacagatagagacaacacactctcagagacacacagatagagacaacacactctcagagacacagagagagacaacacactctcagagacacagatagagacaacacactctcagagacacacagatagagacacagatagagacaacacactctcagatacacacagatagagacaacacactctcagatacacacagatagagacacagatagagacacacagatgcaccatcgagagcatcctgacgggttgcatcactgcctgttcgtCCGTCCCTGTCTGTTACCTGGTTGTATGTTGTCTCTGATGATGGTGACGTGATCGTCTCGGTCGGGCCGGGTATGTTCATGCCAGAACCCGATTACGTGACCCAACTCATGAACCACGATGCCAAACTTATCACAGTTCTTCCCTATCGATATCGCCTGAGGACCGTTACCACGACGACCCACGTAGGAGCaacagctggagagagagggacaaagaaacaaagacaggaagagagagaaagagggataaagAGACAAAGACAAGAAGAGAGCGAGggacaaagagacaaagagacaaagacagcgggagagagagggacgaagagacaaagacaagaagagagagagggacaaagagacaaagacaggaagtgagagagggaaacagaaagagagagaaacagagagagagacagagagagaaacagagacagagagatagagagagacagagacagagacagagacagagagagagagagagagagagagagagagagagagagagagagagagagagagagagagagagagacagagacagagacagagagagagagagagagagagagagagagagaaacagaaagagagagaaacagagagagagagacagagagagagagacagagagagagaaacagagagagagagagagagaaacagagagagagacagagagagcacgagagagagagacagagacagagagagagacagagacagagagagagagagagagacagagagagacagagagagagagagagagagagagacagagagagagagagaaacagaaagagatagaaacagagagagagagacagagagagagagagagacagagagagagagagagagagagagagagagagagagagagagagagagagagagagagagagagacagagagacagagagagagagagaaacagaaagagagagaaacaaaccagtTAAAattggttaaaattggcaaaaaaacacacacatttcttcacacagggtcgtggggtgagacagggatgcagcttaagccccaccctcttcaacatatatatcaacgaattggcgcgggcactagaacagtctgcagcacccggtctcaccctactagaatccgaagtcaaatgtctactgtttgctgatgatctggtgcttctgtcaccaaccaaggagggcttacagcagcacctagatcttctgcacagattctgtcagacctgggccctgacagtaaatctcagtaagaccaaaataatggtgttccaaaaaaggtccagtcaccaggaccacaaattccatctagacaccgttgccctagagcacacaaaaaactatacatacctcggcctaaacatcagcaccacaggtaacttccacaaagctgtgaacgatctgagagacaaggcaagaagggccttctatgccatcaaaaggaacataaatttcaacataccaattaggatctggctaaaaatacttgaatcagtcatagagcccattgccctttatggttgtgaggtctggggtccgctcaccaaccaagatttcacaaaatgggacaaacaccaaattgagactctgcatgcagaattctgcaaaaatatcctccgtgtacaacgtagaacaccaaataatgcatgcagagcagaattaggccgatacccactaattatcaaaatccagaaaagagccgttaaattctacaaccacctaaaaggaagcgattcccaaaccttccataacaaagccatcacctacagagagatgaacctggagaagagtcccctaagcaagctggtcctggggctctgttcacaaacacaaacagaccccacagagccccaggacagcagcacaattagacccaaccaaatcatgagaaaacaaaaagataattacttgacacattggaaagaattaacagaaaaacagagcaaactagaatgctatttggccctaaacagagaatacacagtggcagaatacctgaccactgtgactgacccaaacttaaggaaagctttgactatgtacagactcagtgagcatagccttgctattgagaaaggccgccgtaggcagacatggctctcaagagaagacaggctatgtgcacactgcccacaaaatgaggtggaaactgagctgcacttcctaacctcctgcccaatgtatgaccatattagagagacatatttccctcagattacacagatccacaaagaatttgaaaacaaatccaattttgataaactcccatatctactgggagaaattccacagtgtgccatcacagcagcaagatttgtgacctgttgccacaagaaaagggcaaccagtgaagaacaaacaccattgtaaatacaacccatatttatgcttatttattttaacttgtgtgctttaaccatttgtacattgttacaacactgtatacagtgatccctcgccacttcgcggttcacttatcgcggattcgctatttcgcggattttcataatgcattttttttttttttttggtgcattgtgctctgcattctgattcgctaaaaactcactcccgcttcttgtatcaaaacatgctacgaattgtgctatcattttgtcgtctcgtgcagttatgtgtacgtacataaaacagcttggcaaatttacattaagttggccaaattatcttgtaatttcgaacatctcctaaacccataatgtcgacgaaacggcctacacgtgagtcactgtatttgtatacatgtaatagttgctaattgtaaaaaaaaaaaaagttttctatttcgcggatttcacttatcgcgggtcattttcggaacgtaacccccgcgataaacgagggattactgtatatataatataacatttgtaatgtctttattgttttgaaacttctgtatgtgtaatgtttactgttaatttgtattgtttatttcacttttgtataatatctacctcacttgctttggcaatgttaacacatgtttcccatgccaataaagccccttgaattgaattgaaattgagagacagagacagagacatagagagagagagagagagagacagagagagagagagaaacagaaagagagagaaacagagagagagagacagagagagagagacagagagagagaaacagagagagagacagagagagcacgagagagagagacagagagagcacgagagagacagagacagagagagagagagagagagagagagacagagagagagagagagagagacagagagagagagagagaaacagaaagagagagaaacagagagagagagagagacagagagagagagagagagagagagacagagagagagagagagagagagagagagagagagagagagacagagagacagagagagagagagagagagagagagagagagagagagagagagagagagagagagacagagagagacagagagagagagagagagacagagagagacagagagagacagagacagagagagaaacagaaagagagaatgagtgtTTTTTCTTTCACTATTGCTGTTTCTATAGTCATTGGTTTTCTGAAACACCCACATTTCCTTTAGGAACTGTCCTGTTATAGCTCTGACCACTGGTTTTCTGAGAAGATTCGTTTCTCTGACagctgagtgagtgtgtgtgtgtgtgtgcgcgcgcgtgtgtgtgtgtgtgtgtgtgtgtgtgtgtgtgtgtgtgtgtgtgtgtgtgtgtgtgtgtgtgtgtgtgtgcgtgtgcgtgtgcgtgtgtgtgaagcACATTTATCTGACAGCTGCCTCGCTCTGAggcgggacacacacacacacacacacacacacacacacacaacctgattcaaaacacacacttacagcaaaacacacacactcattctgacaggaccatacacacacacacacacacacacacacacacacacacacacacacacacacacacacacacacacacacacacacacgtgactcATTTCAAGGAAACTAGGCTTATGTCCCGAGTCCCTACTTCAGAGGCATTTGAACacattttttggcagaaatgacttccggaacatgtgaactttcacgTAGTAACAACcttgtattccatctgtaaatactaataaaatggtttaaattacgagcctagtttggtttagccacggaaaaagccaGGAACCTTCCCACAAGCCATGATTGGATGAGATAACGAATGGGCTGGACACGCCGAGAGATGAGTTGGGATTGGTCTGATGGGCTGGACACGCCGAGAGATGAGTTGTGATTGGTCTGATGGGCTGGATACGCCGAGAGATGAGTTGGGATTGGTCTGATGGGCTGGACACGCCGAGAGATGAGTTGTGATTGGTCTGATGGGCTGGATACGCCGAGAGATGAGTTGGGATTGGTCTGATGGGCTGGACACGCCGAGAGATGAGTTGGGATTGGTCTGATGGGCTGGACACGCCGAGAGATGAGTTGGGATTGGTCTGATGGGCTGGACACGCCGAGAGATGAGTtgggattggtctgccatgtagcacgtgtctgtctataacatgagctggtcagtatgtgtacaGTAAGTACATCTTTATAAAGTGGATTtgttttgaaagatatcacgaaGAATTGGCACACGTGTTGCTAAGACTcttcactttctggaggaccgagtttggaaATCAGTGGAAATGTCCGGGTGGAAGCACGTACGATAGCTAAGGAGATTCTGCCATTTGATTCCAAATGCAGATGGAGTCGAACGAgggaacacacagaaggctgttgtataaaacacttttctctccggattacatcttcaaactaatgGGCAACCACggcatctgtgacagagagggag
Above is a genomic segment from Salvelinus namaycush isolate Seneca unplaced genomic scaffold, SaNama_1.0 Scaffold3747, whole genome shotgun sequence containing:
- the LOC120040703 gene encoding tolloid-like protein 1 → SLFLSLFLCPSLSSCCSYVGRRGNGPQAISIGKNCDKFGIVVHELGHVIGFWHEHTRPDRDDHVTIIRDNIQPGQEYNFLKMEPGEVNSLGEPYDFDSIMHYARNTFSRGMFLDTILPSRDENGIRPAIGQRTRLSKGDITQARKLYRCPACGETLQESTGNFSSPGYPNGYPSYTHCVWRVSVTPGEKVNTEIGERR